Proteins co-encoded in one Deltaproteobacteria bacterium genomic window:
- a CDS encoding ferritin-like domain-containing protein produces the protein MKGNPKIIEALNKVLELEIGAILQYLHHHWTGDGIESASILPLFEKVSMDEMKHAEIVAERINFLEGNPSTKPSPVKTGGDLRKMMQDDLDAEYGAIEFYKTVIKLADELGDSTTRLMMEGIVTKEEEHADLWETILQKTGKKLP, from the coding sequence ATGAAAGGAAATCCCAAGATTATCGAGGCGTTGAACAAGGTCCTGGAACTGGAGATCGGAGCCATCCTCCAATATCTCCACCACCACTGGACAGGAGACGGAATCGAAAGCGCGTCGATCCTTCCCCTGTTCGAAAAGGTGAGCATGGACGAGATGAAGCACGCGGAGATCGTCGCCGAGAGGATCAATTTCCTCGAAGGGAACCCTTCCACCAAACCCTCACCGGTCAAGACAGGCGGAGACCTTCGAAAAATGATGCAGGACGACCTCGACGCGGAATACGGCGCGATCGAGTTCTACAAGACCGTCATCAAGCTCGCCGACGAACTCGGCGATTCCACGACCCGCCTGATGATGGAGGGGATCGTCACGAAGGAAGAGGAACACGCGGACCTGTGGGAAACGATTCTTCAGAAGACGGGAAAGAAACTTCCGTAA